In one Oculatellaceae cyanobacterium genomic region, the following are encoded:
- a CDS encoding shikimate dehydrogenase produces MTAIKGTTKLIGVIGSPIEHSLSPVMHNAAITHLALDYVYLPFPIKPEDLEIAIAGFAAINLVGFSVTIPHKQAIMPLLSEISPVAQAVGAVNTVWRNHNGWSGTNTDVEGFIAPLREHNRNWQESVAVILGNGGASRAVVAGCAELGFSKVQVVGRNQDKLKQFLDSFTNSPLAVNLSVHQWEELPNLISQADLLVNTTPIGMHPHVNDSPVDAESMAKLQTGAIAYDIIYTPKPTQFLKAAQSFGAITIDGLEMLIHQGAAALKIWLNQPIPVDIMRQSLNQHLDQHIM; encoded by the coding sequence ATGACAGCAATCAAAGGAACCACTAAACTGATTGGGGTAATTGGTAGCCCCATAGAGCATTCTCTCTCACCAGTAATGCACAATGCTGCAATTACTCATTTGGCGCTAGATTATGTGTATTTACCCTTTCCGATTAAACCAGAAGATTTAGAAATAGCGATCGCAGGTTTTGCTGCTATTAATTTAGTAGGATTTAGCGTCACCATCCCCCACAAACAGGCAATTATGCCTTTATTATCAGAAATTTCTCCCGTCGCGCAAGCAGTAGGGGCAGTTAATACTGTTTGGCGTAATCATAACGGTTGGAGTGGTACTAATACTGATGTTGAGGGTTTTATCGCACCGCTACGGGAGCATAATCGTAATTGGCAAGAATCTGTAGCAGTAATCTTAGGTAACGGTGGCGCATCACGGGCAGTTGTTGCAGGTTGTGCCGAATTAGGATTTAGTAAAGTTCAAGTTGTGGGCAGAAATCAGGATAAATTAAAGCAATTTTTAGATAGTTTTACAAATTCACCCTTAGCTGTCAATCTTAGTGTTCATCAGTGGGAAGAATTACCAAATTTAATATCGCAAGCAGATTTGTTAGTAAATACCACACCTATAGGAATGCACCCTCATGTTAATGATTCACCAGTAGATGCAGAGAGCATGGCAAAATTACAAACAGGTGCGATCGCATACGACATAATTTACACCCCAAAACCAACTCAGTTTTTAAAAGCGGCTCAAAGTTTTGGTGCGATTACTATTGATGGCTTAGAAATGCTGATCCACCAAGGCGCAGCCGCATTAAAAATCTGGTTAAATCAACCAATTCCCGTAGATATTATGCGTCAATCGCTCAATCAGCATTTAGATCAGCACATAATGTAG
- a CDS encoding response regulator — protein MKKILVIEDEAPLREDILEILYCLDFECMGAENGAIGVKQAHQYLPDLIICDIMMPELDGYGVLNSLRQSAETAIIPFIFLSAKADKADIRQGMNMGADDYLTKPFTISELEDAIMACLEKQATRKQAQEMLRESEAKSQQLKKQQELLDSLTKQIRNSTAIKNIINSTLITLRNLLQTHRCSFLVYHGNFEHPYFELIAESSDEEIANLAKSNVLMEEASLGELILNQSRIELSDISQSSQLDVSSLNYLISLNYTAILAVTIQFLSGEVGVIVCEHFSKPRTWSNNEVELLQAVADQLPIAL, from the coding sequence ATGAAAAAAATTTTGGTAATTGAGGACGAAGCCCCTCTAAGGGAAGATATATTAGAAATTCTTTATTGTTTAGATTTTGAATGTATGGGAGCCGAAAATGGTGCTATTGGTGTAAAACAAGCACATCAGTATTTACCTGATTTAATTATTTGTGACATTATGATGCCAGAACTTGACGGTTACGGTGTCTTAAACTCCCTACGTCAGTCGGCTGAAACTGCTATTATTCCATTTATTTTTCTGAGTGCCAAAGCTGATAAAGCAGATATTAGACAAGGCATGAATATGGGAGCAGATGATTATTTAACTAAACCTTTTACAATTAGTGAATTAGAAGATGCAATCATGGCTTGTTTAGAAAAACAAGCTACCCGTAAACAAGCTCAGGAGATGTTACGAGAAAGTGAAGCCAAGAGTCAGCAATTAAAAAAACAGCAAGAACTTCTAGATAGTTTAACCAAGCAGATCCGTAATTCAACTGCAATCAAAAATATTATTAACAGTACTTTAATTACTCTCCGCAATTTATTACAAACTCATCGCTGTAGTTTCTTGGTATATCATGGAAATTTTGAGCATCCCTACTTTGAACTGATTGCGGAATCGTCGGATGAAGAAATAGCAAATCTAGCTAAATCAAATGTGTTAATGGAGGAAGCATCGTTAGGGGAGTTAATTCTTAACCAGAGTAGGATTGAGTTAAGCGATATTTCTCAAAGTTCGCAATTAGATGTGAGTAGCTTAAATTACTTAATATCACTAAATTATACGGCAATTTTAGCAGTAACTATTCAATTTCTTTCTGGAGAAGTTGGGGTGATCGTGTGTGAACACTTCAGCAAACCTCGGACTTGGAGTAATAATGAAGTGGAACTTCTGCAAGCAGTAGCGGATCAGTTGCCGATCGCTCTTTAG
- a CDS encoding response regulator: MDNQFKVSRLQYLSWKQFNGTLNIQSSSGLDWSLLFSQGSLSWATGGSHPNRLWQRHLMQHCRKIIPELIDWKAKNQISSTGRNFNLTQPELPQSCWQYEGLTALVRSDRITKEQFGSVITGTIAEVLFDIIQQSAIQSLTYSENPPSQEDLKITTINTDQAFKDVLQVWESWRKLGFAKISPNLAPSIKRPSELQQQTAPAVYQAFVSRIDGNSTLRDLAIQMKQDLVLLTRSLIPYIRKGIIGLVEVADLPALTIPSKVESTSSVSVSQKQPLKSTETVTATSPLIACVDDSPQTCQMMEHILTQAGFRFVSIQDSVQALPILLQRKPDLIFLDLMMPVVNGYEICSQLRRVGIFVNTPMIILTGNDGLIDRVRAKVVGASDFVPKPVDTQKILAVVRKYFPVGGVDLSASKMQLS; encoded by the coding sequence ATGGATAACCAGTTTAAAGTCAGTAGGCTACAATATCTTAGCTGGAAACAGTTCAACGGTACTCTAAATATACAGTCAAGCTCAGGGCTGGATTGGAGTTTATTATTTTCTCAAGGAAGTTTAAGCTGGGCAACTGGTGGCTCTCATCCTAATCGGCTTTGGCAAAGGCATTTGATGCAACATTGTCGAAAAATTATTCCTGAGTTGATTGATTGGAAAGCTAAAAACCAAATTAGCTCTACTGGGCGCAATTTTAACCTAACGCAACCAGAACTTCCACAAAGTTGCTGGCAGTATGAAGGGCTAACAGCCTTAGTGAGAAGCGATCGCATTACCAAAGAGCAATTTGGCTCTGTGATTACAGGAACGATCGCCGAGGTGTTATTTGATATCATCCAGCAATCAGCTATCCAATCACTAACGTATTCTGAAAACCCACCATCTCAAGAAGATCTTAAAATAACTACGATTAATACAGATCAAGCTTTTAAGGATGTATTACAAGTTTGGGAATCATGGCGGAAATTGGGGTTTGCCAAAATATCACCTAACCTTGCACCTTCAATCAAACGACCAAGTGAATTACAACAGCAAACTGCACCTGCTGTCTATCAAGCCTTTGTCAGTCGAATTGATGGTAACAGTACACTGCGGGACTTAGCAATTCAAATGAAACAAGACTTAGTGCTGCTAACCCGTTCTTTAATTCCTTACATTCGCAAAGGCATCATCGGGCTAGTTGAGGTAGCTGATCTGCCTGCACTTACTATCCCAAGCAAAGTAGAAAGCACATCTTCGGTAAGTGTTTCACAAAAGCAACCACTTAAATCAACTGAAACTGTCACAGCCACAAGTCCACTGATTGCTTGTGTCGATGATAGCCCTCAAACTTGTCAAATGATGGAACATATTTTGACTCAGGCGGGCTTTAGGTTTGTCAGTATCCAAGATTCAGTGCAAGCATTGCCCATACTGCTACAACGGAAACCAGATTTAATTTTTTTAGATTTGATGATGCCAGTTGTCAACGGCTATGAAATTTGCTCTCAACTGCGACGAGTGGGGATTTTTGTCAATACGCCCATGATAATTTTGACAGGCAACGATGGGCTGATAGATCGAGTGCGTGCTAAGGTGGTTGGAGCATCAGATTTTGTACCAAAACCAGTAGATACTCAAAAAATTCTGGCTGTTGTACGGAAATATTTTCCTGTAGGAGGAGTAGATTTATCTGCATCCAAGATGCAATTAAGTTAG
- a CDS encoding response regulator, with amino-acid sequence MNIVLVVEDSATDLEVISLYLKQAGLSVVVAKSSQEAQEIIDKNQPNLIILDVILPDQSGFELCRELKNNPITNKIPVVISSSKNTDVDKLWGNMLGADAYIAKPVDKLELIQTIQTLMV; translated from the coding sequence ATGAATATTGTTTTAGTCGTGGAAGATTCGGCAACTGATTTAGAGGTTATTAGTTTATATTTAAAACAAGCAGGTTTATCTGTAGTTGTTGCTAAAAGTAGCCAAGAGGCACAGGAAATAATAGATAAAAATCAACCAAATTTAATAATTTTGGATGTTATTCTTCCCGATCAAAGCGGATTTGAGCTTTGTAGAGAACTAAAAAACAATCCTATTACCAACAAAATTCCTGTAGTAATTTCCTCATCAAAAAATACTGATGTTGACAAATTGTGGGGAAATATGTTAGGAGCAGATGCTTACATTGCCAAGCCTGTAGATAAATTAGAATTGATTCAAACAATCCAAACGCTAATGGTTTGA
- a CDS encoding chemotaxis protein CheW: protein MFATNILQSSDHSQSSEKKFISFKLGLKDIALLPLECIAELCQVSIGDILPVPEIPNGVLGIYNWREEILWLLDINALTGFPAITQQELLLTMMAMVVQVEGKFLGLLVPQVNDIEVLDVQDMKIPDHQLFKDELMPFLQGYFITKDNEILRVLNPEAISQVSLWSQK from the coding sequence ATGTTTGCTACTAATATATTGCAATCAAGCGATCATTCGCAAAGTTCTGAAAAAAAATTTATTAGTTTTAAGTTAGGTTTAAAAGATATAGCTCTACTACCTCTGGAGTGCATCGCTGAACTTTGTCAGGTTTCGATAGGAGATATTCTGCCTGTTCCTGAAATTCCCAACGGTGTGTTAGGAATCTATAATTGGCGCGAAGAAATTTTATGGTTATTAGATATTAACGCCCTCACAGGTTTTCCTGCGATTACACAGCAAGAATTATTGCTAACTATGATGGCAATGGTTGTGCAAGTAGAAGGTAAATTTTTAGGATTATTAGTGCCACAAGTAAATGATATTGAAGTGCTTGATGTGCAAGATATGAAAATACCCGATCATCAATTATTTAAGGATGAGTTAATGCCGTTTTTACAAGGCTACTTTATAACTAAGGATAATGAAATTTTGAGAGTTTTGAATCCTGAAGCTATTAGCCAAGTTAGTTTGTGGAGCCAGAAGTAA